A genomic segment from Nicotiana tabacum cultivar K326 chromosome 9, ASM71507v2, whole genome shotgun sequence encodes:
- the LOC107802630 gene encoding UDP-glucuronate 4-epimerase 1, which yields MPSLEEELFPSTPGKFKDRNRHFHRCFASTSTMFLWALFLIAITASYLCFQSFMDTGNRYFSATWGGHHWEKQVRTSAQIHRSNGMSVLVTGAAGFVGSHVSLALKKRGDGVVGLDNFNNYYDPTLKKARKNLLNDHNIFIIEGDINDMRMLAKLFEIVRFTHVMHLAAQAGVRYAMENPGSYVHSNIAGLVTLLEACKNANPQPAVVWASSSSVYGLNEKVPFSESDRTDQPASLYAATKKAGEEITHTYNHIYGLSITGLRFFTVYGPWGRPDMAYFSFTRNILQGKPITVYRGKNRVDLARDFTYIDDVVKGCIGSLDTSGKSTGSGGKKRGPAPYRIFNLGNTSPVTVPMMVGILEKHLKVKAKKNFVEMPGNGDVPFTHANISSARKEFGYKPTTDLQTGLKKFVRWYLSYYGYNQGKSVK from the coding sequence ATGCCGTCGTTAGAGGAAGAATTGTTTCCGTCAACACCGGGAAAGTTCAAGGACAGGAACCGTCATTTCCACAGATGTTTTGCTTCAACAAGTACAATGTTCCTTTGGGCATTATTCTTGATAGCTATAACGGCGTCGTATTTGTGTTTCCAATCATTCATGGATACCGGCAACCGGTATTTCTCCGCCACGTGGGGCGGTCATCATTGGGAGAAACAAGTCCGTACTTCTGCTCAGATCCACCGTTCTAACGGTATGTCCGTACTTGTTACCGGCGCAGCCGGTTTTGTCGGTAGCCACGTGTCCCTCGCCTTGAAAAAACGAGGCGACGGAGTCGTGGGACTCGACAACTTTAATAATTACTATGACCCGACGTTAAAAAAGGCGCGAAAAAACCTCCTCAATGACCACAATATTTTCATAATCGAAGGTGACATAAACGATATGCGGATGCTAGCAAAGCTATTTGAAATTGTTCGTTTTACGCACGTGATGCATTTAGCGGCTCAAGCGGGTGTCCGATACGCGATGGAAAATCCGGGTTCTTACGTTCATAGTAACATTGCCGGTCTTGTAACTCTTCTAGAAGCTTGTAAAAATGCCAACCCGCAACCCGCTGTTGTATGGGCTAGCTCCAGTTCCGTATACGGGTTGAATGAAAAGGTTCCATTTTCTGAATCGGATCGGACTGATCAACCCGCTTCGTTATATGCTGCAACGAAGAAAGCGGGCGAGGAAATTACTCATACGTATAATCATATTTACGGGTTGTCAATTACCGGGTTACGGTTCTTTACGGTTTATGGCCCGTGGGGCAGACCCGACATGGCGTATTTTAGTTTTACAAGGAATATTTTACAAGGGAAACCGATCACGGTTTATCGGGGCAAGAATCGGGTTGATTTGGCCCGGGATTTTACGTACATTGATGATGTTGTGAAAGGGTGTATTGGGTCACTTGATACCTCGGGTAAGAGTACCGGGTCGGGCGGGAAGAAACGGGGACCCGCTCCGTACCGGATTTTTAATCTAGGTAATACATCGCCGGTAACTGTCCCGATGATGGTTGGGATTTTGGAGAAGCATTTGAAGGTTAAAGCAAAGAAGAATTTCGTCGAAATGCCCGGAAACGGCGACGTTCCGTTCACACATGCGAATATTAGTTCGGCCCGAAAAGAATTCGGGTATAAACCAACAACCGATTTACAAACCGGGTTGAAAAAGTTTGTTAGGTGGTATCTCTCTTATTACGGCTACAATCAAGGAAAGTCTGTAAAGTGA